The Comamonas sp. lk genome contains the following window.
CTTGTTGCCGTCGCAGTTGCGCAGCACAGACTCCAGAACAATGCGTATGGATACCGGCAGCCGCTTGATTTCGGGAAACTGCTTGGCCAGGGCGGGCAGGGAATAGAACTGGCCTTTTTTGCCGCTTTCGGTCTCGAAGGACTTCAGGGTTTTGGAATAGGCGTGACGCATCGTGAGGCTCTCCATCGAAAAAATACGGGGATAACTCTGGTGCATTCCATTGTGCACAGTTCATGCCAGCTGCGGTGTGGGAGTCCATGCCCCATGCAGGCTTAGTCGATAGGAATCAGCTTGCCGAGATTCGATGCAGAGCGCCCGCCAAGCGCCGCCCACTCCTGGGCTCCTGCTATTTATCGAAGAGCATAAAAGCCAAAGCCCGTCCGGCATGCGGAGCGGGCTCAGCGGTGCAAGAGCTGGCAACAGTGCTAGCTCAGCTGGTGATAAATCGCCTCGGCCAGGACCTGCAGCCGTTCGCGCGGCATGGCGGCGCTCAAGGCATAGCCTTGCTGCCCGTCTATCCAGTAAAAGCCCTGGGTCGCTCCGTCGCTGGCCCACTGAAAAGCCACGGGTGCGGCGCTGGCGCCCTGCTTGGACAGCACCGACACATACAGCGTCAAGCGCTGGCCGGCGGCATCCTCGTACATGAACTGGGCACGCGCCTGGCCGGTTTCGCCGGGCAGCAGACGTCCGCCCATCAGATGAAAACCTTGGGTCTCCAGTACCGGGGGCTTGAGCTGTACGCCCAACCGCTTGGACAGCCATTGCACCAGGTGTGCCTGCTGCTGCGCGGCCACCTCGACCGGGTGGCGCTGCTCGGGCACATAGACCGCATGGGCCGCAGCCGCCTCGCGCACAAACATCGGCAGCTGCATGGATTTCACCGTCTGCACCGAGCCCCCTGCGGCACCGGCCTGCGCCAGGGCCGCCCGCTGGTGGCCCATATTGGCCGCGCCATAACCCAGGCCAAGGCCCACGCTCAACATCAGCCCTGCCGCCAGGGCATGGGGCCAACGCCATTGCACGGGCGCACGCCGCAGCGCGCGCTGCAACTGCAGCGGCACGGGTTCATCCAGCACCTGGGCATGCAGGGCCTGCAAGCCGGCATTCTGGGCCTGCAAGGCAGCCATGCGCGCCGCTTCATCGGGGTGTTCGGCCAGCCATTGCGCCACGGCGGCGGCGCTTTCGGGCACCAGCTCGCCATCCATCCAGGCATGCAGCATGGATTCATCGGGGTGGTGACTTGACATGGATTGCTCTTTCATTTGACTGCCCTCAGCACGCTCGCAACAGGTCTTTCTCCTTCCATCAGGCGCCGCAATTGCTCACGCGCCCGCGACAGGCGGGACATCACAGTACCTACCGGCACGCCCAGCAGCTGCGCCGTCTCGGCATAACTGAGCTGCTCCATCCCCACCAACAACAGCACTTCACGGGCCTGCGGCGCCAGCAGGGTCAGCGCACGCTGCAGATCCAGCTGCAGCCCCATCTTGGCCGTGGGGTCGTAGCTGGGGTCCATGCCCTCATCGAGCTCCACCGTGCGATGGCGCGCCGTCTGCTGCCACTGATTGGCAAAGAGGTTGTGCATCAGGGTCAGCAGCCAGCTGCGCAAGGCTTTCTGGGCCTCGTCTGCGGATGCGGCGACGGGCGGCCGCCACAGCGCCCATTTCTGGCAGGCACGCTCCAGCGTGTCCTGCACCAGATCATCCGCCTGGGCAGCATCGCCCACCAGCGCACGCGCATAGCGGCGCAGGCGCGGGATATGGACGATGGCGGCGTCTATGTTCACTCAGGGCTTGGCGGTATGCCAGCTGTTGTTGAGGAAGCCGTCACCGGTCTTGTCGCCGGGCTTGGCATCCTTGGCCCAGAAGTACAGCGGACGGCCTTTGTACGCCCATTGCTTGCTGCCGTCGTCTCGCGTCACCACGCTCCAGTCGCCCATGGCGCCCGCCGTTGCAGGAGCCATCAGCGGCGGCCAGTTGGTGGCGCAGCCGCCGTTGCAAACGCTTTTGCCGGAACCGGCGGCATCCTTGTCAAAGACATAAAGCGTCATCTGGTTGGGGCCGACCAACGCGCCGTTCATGACGGTGGCCGGGGATTGCGCCGGTGTGACGGAGGCTGTGGAACATGCCGCCAGCAGGGCTGCGGAAAAAATCGTCAGGGAAGCGATACGTAGCATGAAGTCTCTCCTTGGGGTTGACTTGCGGTAAACAGTCCTGAACGCGGTTTTATTCCATCTTTTTTTCAAATTGTGGTGGCGTGGCGATTTGGCCCATGCCGCCAGCGGCAGGCACTGCAGAGATAACCTGCGTCTGAAGCAGGTCAACGCGGCCCCCCAGAGGCCCGCAGCGATTGCGTGCGAAAAACACATTCAATCTGCCTCAAGCCCTGAATACATAAGCGCCAGCAGCTATCAATTTGATTGCTTCCATGAAAAAAGCCCGCACAAGCATTGCACGGGCTTTTCGGGGGCAGGTCAATGCTGCATCAAGCGGGCATCAAAGCGCCTTCAAGCGGCGGGCTTCTCAGCCTTGTCCAGATCGACGTCCGGGTCAGGCAGGAATTCCCGGCCTTCGCTCAAGGGCGCAAACCGGTAGCTGGCGGGGGTGCGGCTGAGTTTGATCGGCGCGCCCAGACCTTTATAGTCGCCCATCTCGACAATCATCTCCCGGTGCTGCGTGTGCGGATGCTCAAGCGCCTGCGCCACATTGAGCACCGGCGCGGCGGGCACACCAATGGCCATCAGCTCATCGGCCAGACTCACGCCATCGAACACCAGCAAAGCCTCTTCCAGCAGGGCCTTGAGTTCGACCCGGTTGACCGAGCGCTGGCCGGCCGTGGCAAAGCGCACATCTTGTCCCAGCGCTTCACGCCCCACATGGCTGCACAACAAGCGAAATTGCCGGTCGTTGCCCACGGCCAAAAAAATCGGAGCGCCGCCGGTATTCAAAGCGTCATACGGGTAGATATTGGGATGGGCATTGCCCGAGCGCTGCGGCACCTTGCCTCCCATGAACCAGTTGGCTGCATGGGGATGCAGCAGCGACAGGCCGGAGTCGTACAGCGCAGCATCCACCAACTGCCCCAGGCCGCTGCGTGCGCGCTCATGCAGCGCCAGCAGCACGCCTATCGTGGCATTCAGGCCGGTAACCATGTCCACCACGGGCAAGCCCACGCGCAGGGGATCGCCGTCGGCCTCTCCATTGATGCTCATGAGGCCGCCCATGGCCTGAATGGCAGCGTCGTAACCGGGCAGGCTGCCCAGCGGGCCGTCGGCGCCAAAGCCGGTGACGCGGCACCAGATCAGCTGCGGCAGCTGCTCGCGCATCTGCTCGTAGCCAATGCCCCACTTCTCCATGGTGCCGACCTTGAAATTCTCCACCACCACATCGGCCTGGGCCATCAGCTCGCGCACGCGCGCCTGCCCCTCGGCAGAGGACAGGTCCAGAAACTGGGTGCGCTTGTTGCGGTTCAGGCCAAAGTAATAAGAGGCCACGCCTTCCTGAAACGGAGGGCCCCAGGTGCGCGTATCGTCGCCCTGAGGCGGCTCGACCTTGAGCACATCGGCGCCGTGGTCGCCCAGGACCTGCCCGCAAAACGGGCCGCCCAGAATGCGCGACAGATCAAGGACCTTGACGCCTTGCAGCGCGCCGGAAGGAAGAGAGGTTGTCATATGCTGCGTTCCAGAAGTTTGAAGGTGCCCGTTGCCAGGGCCAGCAGCGTGCCTTCGCTGTCAAAGACCTGGCCGCGCGCAAAGCTGATAGAGCGGCCCCGGCGTTCACATACGGCCAGAGCCACCACCTCGCCCCGTGCCGGCGCGAGATAGTGCATGGTCAGATCGATGGTGGCGACGCCAAAGCGCGCCGGGTCGTGCGAGCGCACGGCAGAGGCCAGTGCGCAGTCCATCAGCATGGCCAGCACGCCGCCGTGCACGTCGCCCCGGCTGTTGCCGTAGGCGGGATTGGGTGGCATGACGATGCGGGCAGCGTCATTGCCTATATGTGTGCCGGTCAGATGAAAAGCGGCAGCCAACGGCATGGACAGGCCGAACAGCGTGCCGGGCGCTTCGCCGGCAAACGCTGATAAAGGAGGCAATGGCAGCTCGCTCATGACAGCAGCCCTCTCTGGCGCAGCTTGGCCACACGCGCTTCTTCGCGAGCGAAGCTTTGCAGCGCATAAGCCTGGTAGGCCTTGGGGTCCAGATAGTTGAGCGGCTGATTGAGCTGCTCCAGCGCCTGCAGGCTGGCGGGGGAGCTGAGCGCCTGCTGGAAGGCAGCGCTGAGTTTTTGCACCCGCGCCGCATCCATGCCCGCAGGGCCGGCCACGCCATACGGCGAATCTATCCAGGCGTTGACGCCGGCCTCGCGCAGCGTGGGCAGCTGAGGGTAGCGCTTGATGCGCTCGGGCGTCAGCATGGCCAGATAGCGCAGCTTGCCGGCCTCGATATGCGGCACGGCAATGCCTGACAGCGGCGCGGCATCGATATGGCCGCCCAGCAGTGCCGTCGCCAGTTCGGCATCGCCCTTGTAGGGCACGACGTTGTACTGCAGGCCTGCCATGTCGGCGATCTCGTCCATCACGATGCGCGGCGTACCCAAAGCGCCGGTGGCACCGACATTGAGCTTGCCCGGCTGCTTTCTGGCGGCGGCCGCAAAGTCGGCCCAGCTCTTGTACGGCGCATCGGCGCGCACGGCCAGGCCGAAAGCGTAATCGGACAACAGCGCGATGTAGCTGAAGCTCTTGCGCGGATCAAAGCTGGTTTTTTGCATATGCGGCTCGCGGTACACCGAGGCCGGCAAAATGCCCAGCGTATAGCCGTCGGCCGCCGTGCGCGACTGGGCCAGCACGGCAGCCGCATTGACGCCGTTGGCACCGGCCCGGTTGTCTATGACCATGGGCTGGCCCAGCAATTTACCGACGGCCTCGGCCACGGCACGGATATGGGTGTCCGTAGGCCCGCCCGCGCCATAGGGCACGATCAGCGCGATGGAGCGCTCGGGGTAGGCCTCGGCAGCCAGCGCGGGCAAGCTGCGGGTCGCGGCAGCCGCGCCCGTGGCGATCAGGAGTTGACGTCTTTGCATTGCGGCCTCCGGTTGATCTGTTTAATCCAGTTTGACGCCGGCTTTTTGCACCACCTCAGTCCACTTGTCGACCTCGGTTTTCACCAGGCTGGTCAGATAGGCCGGTTTGGTGTCGGCTCCGCGCTCCAGCCCCTGGGCGGCAAAGGCTTTTTTGACATTTTCGGAATCCAGGGCCTTGGTATAGGCGCGGTTAAGCAGCTCCACCCGATCTGCCGGCATGCCCTTGGGGCCGACCACGCCAAAGAACACGCTCACGTCATAACCGGGCAGACCTTGCTCGGCAATGGTGGGGATTTGCGGCATGGCGCTGGAATGCTTGGCCGTGGCAATGCCCAGGGCCTTGAACTTGCCTGCCTTGATATAGGGCATGGCCGTGAGGATGTCGGTGAAAGCCATGTCCACCTGGCCGGCCAGCAAATCGTTGAGCGCCGGGCCCGTGCCTTTGTAGGGCACATGTTGAAAATCGGTACCGGCCATGCCGTTGAACAGCACGCCGGCCAGATGAGAGGAAGCGCCATTGCCGGAGGAGGCAAAGTTGAGCTTGCCGGGCTTGGCCTTGTCCAGCGCAATCAGCTCCTTGACGCTGCTCACGCTCAGGTTGGCGCGCACCACCAGCACATTGGGCAGATAGCCCACGTAAATGATGGGCGTGAAGCTGGTGCGCGGGTCGTAGCTGATGGTCTTGTACAGCGGCTTGTTGATGGCCAGCGGACCCGAGGTGCCGAACATCAGCGTGTAGCCATCGGGCTTGGCGCGGGCTACGTAGTCCGCACCGATGTTGCCGCCGGCACCGGCCTTGTTTTCCACGATCACGCTCTGGCCCAGCTCCCGGGTCAGCTCGGTGGCCAGAATACGGGCCATGGCATCGGTGGGGCCGCCCGGGGGAAAGGGCACGACGAACATGATGGGACGCTCGGGGAATTTCTCGGCAGCCACGGCGCCCAGCGAAGTTCCCAGACCCAGGGCTGCAGCGGCCATCACGCCAGCGCCCACGAACAGACGACGATTCAAACTCATGACTTGTCTCCTTGATTGCGATATGCCAATCGTGCGTTGGCTTATAAAAATTGATAGCTGCCAGCGCTTTTCTATATTGCGCTGGAGCAGCTTTTGACTCAGATCATGCCAACCACGCTGCCGGCACCTGGCCAGACTCCAGCGGATCGCGTGGCAGCACGCGGTGCAGCAGCACCAGCTGCGACAGACGCAGGCGCTGGGCCGAACCGGTCTGAGCCGCTTCCCAGGCCATGGCGATGGCGGAGGTGCAGTTGTAGAGACCGGTAGCCGCCTGGCGGGCCAGCACATCGCCACCTTCCTGGGCGGCTTTTTCGGCCAGGGCGCTGGCGCGGGCCAGAGCCTCTTCCAGTGCCTGACGGTAAGCAGCGGTGAGCTGCGCCCCATCCAGCAGCCCCTTCAGATAGCTCTGCAAGACAGGCAGAGAGCCTTCGCGCTTGATGGCGCGAATCACATCCAGCGCCACGATATTGCTCGTGCCTTCCCAGATGGAGCCCAGGTGGGAATCGCGCACCAGACGCGCGTCGCTCCATTCCTCGATATAGCCGCAGCCACCGCGCACTTCCATGGCGTCACCCGTGACCTTGCGTGCATCGCGGCAGGCGCGGAACTTGAGCATGGGCGTCAGAATGCGCAGCAGTGCATAGGCATCGGGAGCGCCGGCATCGGATTGCATCAGCGTCTGTGCGGTCTGGAACACCATGCTGCGCGCCTGCTCGGCAGGCAGGCGCAGCTTGTCGAGCTGGCGCTGCATCAGCGGCATGTCCTCGATGCGCTTGCCGAAGGCGATGCGCTCGTGGGCAATGAACTCAGCCTCGGCCACGGCGCGGCGCATCATGCCGGCCGAACGCACGCCGTTGGACAGGCGCGAGTTGTTGACCATGTCGGCCATCTGCACAAAGCCCCGGCCCTGCTCGCCCACCAGATAGGCCAGAGCGCCGTCCATGCGGATCTCGCCGCTGGCCATGGAGCGCGTGCCCATCTTGTCCTTCAAGCGAATGATTCGGTAGCGGTTGTCGCTGCCGTCATCGAGGTGGCGCGGCAGCAGGAACAGCGAAATGCCCTTCATGCCGGGCGCACCGCCATCGACGCGCGCCAGCACCATGGCAAATTCCGCATCGGGATTGGAGCAAAACCATTTGTCGCCCGTGAGACGCCAGCTGCCGTCGGCCTGGGGATAGGCCATGGTCTGGGTGTTGGAGATGTCCGAGCCGGCCGCCTGCTCGGTCATGAACATGGCGCCTTGGGCCTGGCTGTCCCAGTCCAGCGACAGCAGCTGGGGCAGGTATTTGTCCACCAGCTCGGTCGTGCCGAACTTCTTCAAGGTGCGGGTCAGCGAATCCGTCATCGACAGCGGACAGCACAGGCCGAACTCGGACTGCACGAACAGATAGGTCAGCGCGTATTTGACGATCGGCGGCATTTTGCCCTGCCAGCCCAGCATGTCATCGCGATGGGACATGGCTTGCAGGCCGAACTCACCATAGGCAATGCGCTCCAGTTCTTCATAGGCCGGGTGCTTGATGATGCGCTGGCGGTCCTGGCCCGAGCGGCTGCGGTATTCCAGCTCCGGCGGGTTCTTGTCGGCAATGCTGGCCAGCTCATCGATGCGGCCTCCGGCCAGCTCACCCATGTGCTGAAAATACGGCTGCAGATGGGCCAGCAGGTCGGCGGGCAGATAGAGCTTGAGCAGTGCCTGCAGCTCGGCATCGCCGGCATAGAAATTGGCGCCATGGCGGTCGGGCACGGGGTGGCTGGTCTGTGCCGCTGCGCTGGCAATGGCGGTTTGCTGGGATGGATTGGAAGCCGACATGGGTACTCCTTGCGGGCCAGCATGTTCAAGCACACAAAACTTGAAAAACATCCATACCAGCACCTGTTGCCGCCCATTTCAGCGCCTCTCATGATTCGCGTCAAATATTAATAAAATCATGAACAATACTTTTTAAGTATCAACAAAGCACTTTGACTGGAGCTGGAATGGAATTACGCCTGTTGCGCTACTTTGTCGTCGTGGCCGAAGAGCTGCACTTTGGCCGTGCCGCCCAGCGGCTGGCCATCTCGCAGCCGCCGCTGAGCGTGGCCATCAAACAGCTGGAGCAGGAGCTGCAAGCCAGTCTTTTTGAGCGCAACAGCAAGGAAGTGCGCATGACGGCAGCGGGCGAGCACCTGCTGGGCAAGGCACGCCAGCTGCTGGCCCTGAGCCAACAGGCCGCGCAGGAAACACGCGATGTGGCCCTGGGCACGCGCGGCCATCTGCGCCTGGGTTTTGTCGGCTCCAGCCTGTATCGCGGCCTGCCCCAGGCGCTGGAGCAGTTCCAGCAAACCCACCCCCAGGTGCGCGTGGACATGCTGGAAGCCAACAGCGCCGAGCAGATCCTGGAGCTGCAGCAGATGCGGCTTGACATGGCTCTGGTCCACTCCATACAGCCGCCCGAAACCATTGCCAGCCAGCTCATCATGGCAGAGCCCTTCGTGGTCTGCATGCCCGAGCACCATGCGCTGCATGCCAGCGCAGCCGTCGACTTGGCCGAACTCAGGAACGACCGGCTGATCCTGTTTTCCAGCCTGGTCTCTCCCACCTACCACCAGCGCATCTACGAGATGTGCCAGGCCCACGGCTTCGCACCCGAGGTGCGGCACGAGGTAAGACACTGGCTGTCGGTGATCTCCCTGGTCTCGCTAGGCCAGGGCGTGGCACTGGTACCTGCCGCGCTGGAGCGCGTGGGCATGCCGCGCCTGGTGTTCCGCCCGCTGCTGGGGTCACACCCTTCGTCCGAAATGCTGGCCATGTGGCGCCGCACACCTACCAATCCGCTGGTGCAGGAGCTGCTGACCTGTCTAAAGCAGGCCGTGGCCGAACTTTGACGCCAAGTCATGGCAACCCAAGTGCGGATGCGGGCTGTCCGTTGACCGGCATTCCGCTCCGAACTGAGCTGCACTCTCAATCCGGCCACCGGCTGCAACCGACCGGCAAGAGACGCTCGTCCTCGCAACAAACCAATACAGCCACTATTCCAGCCACCCAAAATCGGGTTCCTTTGACCTTTAAACTAGTCGCATGAATCGACGAAATTTGGTGTTATCTGCCCTGGCCGCAGGGTTTGCTCATGGGGTAGTGGCGGGCCCGCCGGTTCAAGAAAAGAACGAGTGGCCTCGGGTTTTCACAGAAGCCGACGCACAAAGCAGCATCGTCGTTCTCGATGCCCGAGGGCAATCTGAAACCACCCACGTCTACAACGTGCCGCGTTCCAATCGGCGGTACTCGCCTGCCTCCACCTTCAAGATTCCGCACAGCCTATTCGCGCTTGATGCAGGGCTGCTGCGTGACGAATTTCAAGTCATCCCGTGGGATGGCGTGAAACGACCTACGGCGGCGTGGAACATGGACCAGAATCTGCGCTCGGCGATGAGAAATTCCACCGTCTGGGTGTACGAGCGTTTCGCCAAGGAACTCGGCGATGCACGCGAGACCGACTACATGCGAAAGATTGGGTATGGCAATGCGGTTGCCACGGGCGACAAGCCATTCTGGGTTGAGGGTGACCTCGCCATCTCATCCTTCGAGCAGATTGCTTTCCTGCAGCGGCTTTACCGCAATCAACTGCCTTTCCAGGTCGAACATCAACGGCTTGTGAAGGACGTGATGATCAATGAAGCCGGCCCTGACTGGATACTGCGCGCTAAAACGGGCTGGACCGGAAAAATCGGCTGGTGGGTGGGTTGGGTAGAGTGGCCCAGCGGCCCCGTGTTCTTTGCCTTGAACATGGACACACCGAACAGGCTCGGCGACCTTGCCAAGCGCCAGAGCATTGCACGCAAGGTTCTGCGCTCTATCAACGCGCTACCGACTGCGCCCTGAATTTCCGGCTGCTAGGCACACAAAACCGCCAGCGTTGCGCCCAGCAGAGCCAGAGCGGGCGCCCTGCCCCCGCTCGCGAGTTCCCCAAAGACGCTTGGGCGAACATTGAAGATGGATCAGCAAGGTCGGATCTCCCTGCCCTATGGCGCCGGCCCGCGCGGCCATGAGCGAATTTCGAGAAAAACCCAGGCGCACGCGCCCTCGCGTGCCGCTACAGCACCTTGTCAGTCACCACCACCTCGTTGAACGCTAGCTTTCGTCCGTCAGGGCTTTGCACTTCCAGGCGGGCAACCGGTTGAGCACTGGCTATCTCGACAAGCCTTGAATGGTGTTCCTTGGGGTGAAAAAGGTTTTCCTCACCCCATTGGCGCAGCCCGACGATGACGGGAAAGAGAGTCTGCCCTTTCGCCGTGAGCATGTACTGCTGATAGGCCGTACCGTCGGCAGCGGGTTGAGCCTCCAGGATGCCTGCTTCTACCAATGCCTTGAGCCTGACGGCCAGGATATTGCGTGCCACACCCAGGTTTTTCTGAAAATCGCTAAACCGGCTGATGCCATCAAAGGCATCCCGCACTATCAACAATGACCAGCGGTCACCGATGACATCAAGCGCCCGCGCTACC
Protein-coding sequences here:
- a CDS encoding anti-sigma factor is translated as MSSHHPDESMLHAWMDGELVPESAAAVAQWLAEHPDEAARMAALQAQNAGLQALHAQVLDEPVPLQLQRALRRAPVQWRWPHALAAGLMLSVGLGLGYGAANMGHQRAALAQAGAAGGSVQTVKSMQLPMFVREAAAAHAVYVPEQRHPVEVAAQQQAHLVQWLSKRLGVQLKPPVLETQGFHLMGGRLLPGETGQARAQFMYEDAAGQRLTLYVSVLSKQGASAAPVAFQWASDGATQGFYWIDGQQGYALSAAMPRERLQVLAEAIYHQLS
- a CDS encoding acyl-CoA dehydrogenase family protein gives rise to the protein MSASNPSQQTAIASAAAQTSHPVPDRHGANFYAGDAELQALLKLYLPADLLAHLQPYFQHMGELAGGRIDELASIADKNPPELEYRSRSGQDRQRIIKHPAYEELERIAYGEFGLQAMSHRDDMLGWQGKMPPIVKYALTYLFVQSEFGLCCPLSMTDSLTRTLKKFGTTELVDKYLPQLLSLDWDSQAQGAMFMTEQAAGSDISNTQTMAYPQADGSWRLTGDKWFCSNPDAEFAMVLARVDGGAPGMKGISLFLLPRHLDDGSDNRYRIIRLKDKMGTRSMASGEIRMDGALAYLVGEQGRGFVQMADMVNNSRLSNGVRSAGMMRRAVAEAEFIAHERIAFGKRIEDMPLMQRQLDKLRLPAEQARSMVFQTAQTLMQSDAGAPDAYALLRILTPMLKFRACRDARKVTGDAMEVRGGCGYIEEWSDARLVRDSHLGSIWEGTSNIVALDVIRAIKREGSLPVLQSYLKGLLDGAQLTAAYRQALEEALARASALAEKAAQEGGDVLARQAATGLYNCTSAIAMAWEAAQTGSAQRLRLSQLVLLHRVLPRDPLESGQVPAAWLA
- a CDS encoding CoA transferase; amino-acid sequence: MTTSLPSGALQGVKVLDLSRILGGPFCGQVLGDHGADVLKVEPPQGDDTRTWGPPFQEGVASYYFGLNRNKRTQFLDLSSAEGQARVRELMAQADVVVENFKVGTMEKWGIGYEQMREQLPQLIWCRVTGFGADGPLGSLPGYDAAIQAMGGLMSINGEADGDPLRVGLPVVDMVTGLNATIGVLLALHERARSGLGQLVDAALYDSGLSLLHPHAANWFMGGKVPQRSGNAHPNIYPYDALNTGGAPIFLAVGNDRQFRLLCSHVGREALGQDVRFATAGQRSVNRVELKALLEEALLVFDGVSLADELMAIGVPAAPVLNVAQALEHPHTQHREMIVEMGDYKGLGAPIKLSRTPASYRFAPLSEGREFLPDPDVDLDKAEKPAA
- a CDS encoding RNA polymerase sigma factor, with translation MNIDAAIVHIPRLRRYARALVGDAAQADDLVQDTLERACQKWALWRPPVAASADEAQKALRSWLLTLMHNLFANQWQQTARHRTVELDEGMDPSYDPTAKMGLQLDLQRALTLLAPQAREVLLLVGMEQLSYAETAQLLGVPVGTVMSRLSRAREQLRRLMEGERPVASVLRAVK
- a CDS encoding LysR family transcriptional regulator; the encoded protein is MELRLLRYFVVVAEELHFGRAAQRLAISQPPLSVAIKQLEQELQASLFERNSKEVRMTAAGEHLLGKARQLLALSQQAAQETRDVALGTRGHLRLGFVGSSLYRGLPQALEQFQQTHPQVRVDMLEANSAEQILELQQMRLDMALVHSIQPPETIASQLIMAEPFVVCMPEHHALHASAAVDLAELRNDRLILFSSLVSPTYHQRIYEMCQAHGFAPEVRHEVRHWLSVISLVSLGQGVALVPAALERVGMPRLVFRPLLGSHPSSEMLAMWRRTPTNPLVQELLTCLKQAVAEL
- the blaOXA gene encoding class D beta-lactamase; the protein is MNRRNLVLSALAAGFAHGVVAGPPVQEKNEWPRVFTEADAQSSIVVLDARGQSETTHVYNVPRSNRRYSPASTFKIPHSLFALDAGLLRDEFQVIPWDGVKRPTAAWNMDQNLRSAMRNSTVWVYERFAKELGDARETDYMRKIGYGNAVATGDKPFWVEGDLAISSFEQIAFLQRLYRNQLPFQVEHQRLVKDVMINEAGPDWILRAKTGWTGKIGWWVGWVEWPSGPVFFALNMDTPNRLGDLAKRQSIARKVLRSINALPTAP
- a CDS encoding helix-turn-helix domain-containing protein encodes the protein MAERKRMNTATCPVARALDVIGDRWSLLIVRDAFDGISRFSDFQKNLGVARNILAVRLKALVEAGILEAQPAADGTAYQQYMLTAKGQTLFPVIVGLRQWGEENLFHPKEHHSRLVEIASAQPVARLEVQSPDGRKLAFNEVVVTDKVL
- a CDS encoding PaaI family thioesterase; this encodes MSELPLPPLSAFAGEAPGTLFGLSMPLAAAFHLTGTHIGNDAARIVMPPNPAYGNSRGDVHGGVLAMLMDCALASAVRSHDPARFGVATIDLTMHYLAPARGEVVALAVCERRGRSISFARGQVFDSEGTLLALATGTFKLLERSI
- a CDS encoding tripartite tricarboxylate transporter substrate binding protein, translating into MSLNRRLFVGAGVMAAAALGLGTSLGAVAAEKFPERPIMFVVPFPPGGPTDAMARILATELTRELGQSVIVENKAGAGGNIGADYVARAKPDGYTLMFGTSGPLAINKPLYKTISYDPRTSFTPIIYVGYLPNVLVVRANLSVSSVKELIALDKAKPGKLNFASSGNGASSHLAGVLFNGMAGTDFQHVPYKGTGPALNDLLAGQVDMAFTDILTAMPYIKAGKFKALGIATAKHSSAMPQIPTIAEQGLPGYDVSVFFGVVGPKGMPADRVELLNRAYTKALDSENVKKAFAAQGLERGADTKPAYLTSLVKTEVDKWTEVVQKAGVKLD
- a CDS encoding tripartite tricarboxylate transporter substrate binding protein, translating into MQRRQLLIATGAAAATRSLPALAAEAYPERSIALIVPYGAGGPTDTHIRAVAEAVGKLLGQPMVIDNRAGANGVNAAAVLAQSRTAADGYTLGILPASVYREPHMQKTSFDPRKSFSYIALLSDYAFGLAVRADAPYKSWADFAAAARKQPGKLNVGATGALGTPRIVMDEIADMAGLQYNVVPYKGDAELATALLGGHIDAAPLSGIAVPHIEAGKLRYLAMLTPERIKRYPQLPTLREAGVNAWIDSPYGVAGPAGMDAARVQKLSAAFQQALSSPASLQALEQLNQPLNYLDPKAYQAYALQSFAREEARVAKLRQRGLLS